The sequence ACACAAAAAGAGTTTGCCTTTTATGAACAATAGCCTATCATATAAGTATAATATCTTATGTGAGGTAAAAATGGCAAAGATAAAACTACAAGGAAACCCGATAAATACCGCTGGCGAGATGCCGGCAATTGGTAGCAGAGCCCCGGTTTTCTTGCTGACCGCAGCTGATCTGAAGGATGTGAGTATGCAAGATTTCCAAGGGAAAAAGTTGTTGCTGAATATATACCCTTCAATAGACACCGGAGTGTGTGCAATGAGCGTGCGAAAGTTTAATGCAGAAGCCGCCAACTTAGACAACACAGTTGTTTTGGGAATATCACGCGATCTTCCCTTTGCATTAGGTAGATTCTGCGGTGCGGAAGGAATTGATAAAGTTTATACTCTTTCTGAGATGCATAATCGTAATTTTGGCAAGGATTATGGCTTGGAGATTGTTGACGGTCCGATGGCTGGGCTTTTAGCTCGGTCTGTTATAATAATAGATGAAAAGGGTAAGATAAAATATACCGAACTTGTCGATGACATCGTACACGAACCGAATTATGAGGCCGCTTTAGCTGCGCTTATACACTGATTGTCTCTCCCGGTTTCATAATCTTTACTGAGATCCCGTGCTGTGCGCAAAGTTCTGCAAATCGCACGGGGTCTTGTTTTATAACGGGGAACGTGTTAAAATGAATGGGTATAGCAACACGCGGTTTTAGCCAAGAACAAGCTATTGCGGCATCCTCAGGATCCATAGTATAGTTACCACCAATGGGGACAAGAAGATAGTCTGTTGCCTGACTTTCAGCAATGAGTTTAAGATCCCCAAATAAGCCAGTATCTCCCATGTGGTACACAGTAATCCCATCAATGGTAAGAATGATGCCAGCAGCCATGCCACCATATCTGCCATCGGGTGTCATGCTACCATGCTCTGCTTTCACAAATTTTACTGTGCCAAAATCAAAACTAAATGCGCCCCCTATTTGTATAGCATGGGTTTGGCAACCAGTCTCTTTGAAGTAACTCGCAAGTTCAGATACGGCAACTATTACGGTATTTTTATCTGCTATCTTCAAAGCGTCTCCGCTGTGGTCGCCATGAGCATGGGTGAGAAAGATATAGTTTGCCCTTACTTCACGGGATTTTACAGGGGATAGGGGATTCTGATCCAACCAGGGATCAATAACGATACTGATGCCATTATTTGTTACAATTTGAAAGGAAGCGTGAGCGAAAAA comes from Candidatus Cloacimonadota bacterium and encodes:
- the tpx gene encoding thiol peroxidase; the protein is MAKIKLQGNPINTAGEMPAIGSRAPVFLLTAADLKDVSMQDFQGKKLLLNIYPSIDTGVCAMSVRKFNAEAANLDNTVVLGISRDLPFALGRFCGAEGIDKVYTLSEMHNRNFGKDYGLEIVDGPMAGLLARSVIIIDEKGKIKYTELVDDIVHEPNYEAALAALIH
- a CDS encoding metal-dependent hydrolase, whose amino-acid sequence is MTLRFFAHASFQIVTNNGISIVIDPWLDQNPLSPVKSREVRANYIFLTHAHGDHSGDALKIADKNTVIVAVSELASYFKETGCQTHAIQIGGAFSFDFGTVKFVKAEHGSMTPDGRYGGMAAGIILTIDGITVYHMGDTGLFGDLKLIAESQATDYLLVPIGGNYTMDPEDAAIACSWLKPRVAIPIHFNTFPVIKQDPVRFAELCAQHGISVKIMKPGETISV